The Streptomyces sp. NBC_01197 genome window below encodes:
- a CDS encoding WhiB family transcriptional regulator: MTELFQQLLVEDADEEFGWQERALCAQTDPESFFPEKGGSTREAKKVCLACEVRSECLEYALANDERFGIWGGLSERERRRLKKAAV, encoded by the coding sequence ATGACCGAGCTGTTCCAGCAACTGCTGGTCGAGGACGCGGATGAGGAATTCGGCTGGCAGGAGCGCGCGCTGTGCGCCCAGACCGACCCGGAGTCCTTCTTCCCCGAGAAGGGCGGTTCCACCCGCGAGGCCAAGAAGGTCTGCCTCGCCTGCGAGGTCCGCTCCGAGTGTCTTGAGTACGCCCTCGCCAACGACGAGCGGTTCGGTATCTGGGGCGGTCTGTCCGAGCGGGAGCGCCGACGACTGAAAAAGGCCGCTGTCTGA
- a CDS encoding SIS domain-containing protein — protein MLDESLLDAPEALARADRRGLLRGAAEAGARVRTAARNAAEAGLADLNPEGRPRAVLVAGSGAAATGVADLLTALAGAAAPVTRLHPTGVAPAAGALRWTLPGWAGSVDLLLVVTADGSEPGLALLAEQAYRRGCTVVGVAPRRSPLTEAVNGAHGLVVPMAEAPYEEETEAPFTGVGPGALWALLTPLLVLLDRVGLVTAPPETLQQVADRLDSTAERCGPAIATYSNPAKTLASELADSLPLIWTEGASAAPVGRRFAAVLTELAGRPALAAELPEALPAHGALLVGPFAGDADPDDFFRDRVDDPQALHARVVLVRDRPAGGLTAAPAAREVALAQDTPISELEPEEGSELECLAELLAVTDFAAAYAALATA, from the coding sequence ATGCTCGACGAGTCGTTGCTCGACGCCCCGGAAGCGCTGGCCCGAGCCGACCGCCGCGGACTCCTCCGCGGCGCAGCCGAGGCCGGAGCCCGTGTCCGTACCGCCGCCCGGAACGCGGCCGAGGCCGGCCTCGCCGACCTGAACCCGGAAGGGCGGCCGCGCGCCGTACTCGTCGCCGGTTCCGGCGCCGCCGCGACCGGTGTGGCCGACCTCCTCACCGCCCTGGCCGGTGCGGCGGCCCCGGTCACCCGGCTGCACCCCACGGGGGTGGCCCCCGCCGCGGGCGCACTGCGCTGGACCCTGCCCGGCTGGGCCGGATCCGTTGACCTGCTGCTCGTCGTCACCGCCGACGGCTCGGAGCCGGGCCTCGCGCTCCTCGCGGAACAGGCATACCGGCGCGGCTGCACGGTCGTCGGCGTCGCCCCGCGCCGCTCGCCGCTGACCGAGGCGGTCAACGGGGCGCACGGCCTCGTCGTACCGATGGCCGAAGCGCCGTACGAGGAGGAGACCGAGGCGCCCTTCACCGGGGTCGGCCCCGGTGCGCTGTGGGCCCTGCTCACCCCGCTGCTGGTCCTGCTCGACCGGGTCGGCCTGGTCACCGCACCGCCCGAAACCCTGCAGCAGGTGGCCGACCGGCTGGACAGCACGGCGGAACGCTGCGGTCCGGCCATCGCCACCTACAGCAACCCCGCTAAGACCCTGGCCTCGGAACTCGCCGACTCCCTCCCGCTCATCTGGACCGAAGGCGCGTCCGCGGCCCCCGTCGGCCGCCGCTTCGCCGCCGTACTGACCGAGCTGGCGGGCCGCCCCGCTCTCGCCGCCGAACTGCCCGAGGCCCTGCCCGCGCACGGCGCGCTGCTCGTCGGCCCCTTCGCTGGCGACGCCGACCCGGACGACTTCTTCCGCGACCGGGTGGACGACCCGCAGGCGCTGCACGCCCGGGTGGTGCTCGTACGCGACCGTCCGGCGGGGGGCCTCACCGCGGCCCCGGCCGCCCGCGAGGTCGCGCTGGCCCAGGACACACCGATCAGCGAGCTGGAACCGGAGGAGGGCAGCGAGCTGGAATGCCTCGCGGAGCTCCTCGCGGTCACCGATTTCGCCGCCGCCTACGCCGCTCTTGCCACGGCCTGA
- a CDS encoding Trm112 family protein — translation MPLEAGLLEILACPVCHSPLNDQSAAEENPELICTGKECGLAYPVRDGIPVLLVDEARRPA, via the coding sequence ATGCCGCTCGAAGCCGGTCTCCTGGAGATCCTCGCCTGCCCGGTCTGTCACTCCCCGCTCAACGACCAGTCGGCAGCCGAGGAGAACCCGGAGCTGATCTGTACCGGTAAGGAGTGCGGTCTCGCGTACCCCGTCCGCGACGGCATTCCGGTCCTGCTCGTCGACGAGGCCCGCCGGCCCGCGTAA
- the cofD gene encoding 2-phospho-L-lactate transferase — MRIVVLAGGIGGARFLRGLKQAAPDADITVIGNTGDDIHLFGLKVCPDLDTVMYTLGGGINEEQGWGRTDESFTVKDELAAYGVGPEWFGLGDRDFATHIVRTQMLGAGYPLSAVTEALCERWQPGVRLIPMSDDRIETHVAVDIDGERKAIHFQEYWVRLRASVEAAAVVPVGADQAKPAPGVLDAIASADVVIFPPSNPVVSVGTILAVPGIREAIADAGVPVVGLSPIVGDAPVRGMADKVLAAVGVDSTAAAVAEHYGSGLLDGWLVDTVDAASVARVEEAGIRCRAVPLMMTDLGATAAMAREALTLAEEVRA; from the coding sequence ATGCGCATTGTGGTTCTGGCCGGCGGCATCGGTGGTGCCCGATTCCTGCGTGGCCTCAAGCAGGCCGCGCCTGACGCGGACATCACCGTCATCGGCAACACCGGTGACGACATCCATCTGTTCGGGCTGAAGGTCTGCCCCGATCTCGACACGGTGATGTACACCCTCGGCGGTGGCATCAACGAGGAGCAGGGCTGGGGGCGTACCGACGAGTCCTTCACCGTCAAGGACGAACTCGCCGCGTACGGCGTGGGACCCGAGTGGTTCGGGCTCGGCGACCGTGACTTCGCGACGCACATCGTCCGTACCCAGATGCTCGGCGCGGGCTATCCGCTGAGCGCCGTCACCGAGGCCCTGTGTGAGCGGTGGCAGCCGGGGGTGCGGCTCATCCCGATGTCGGACGACCGGATCGAGACGCATGTGGCCGTCGACATCGACGGCGAGCGCAAGGCCATTCACTTCCAGGAGTACTGGGTGCGGCTGCGTGCGTCCGTCGAGGCCGCGGCCGTCGTACCGGTCGGCGCCGACCAGGCGAAGCCCGCGCCGGGCGTCCTCGATGCCATCGCATCCGCCGACGTCGTGATCTTCCCGCCGTCGAATCCGGTGGTCTCCGTCGGCACCATCCTCGCCGTGCCCGGCATCCGCGAGGCCATCGCCGACGCGGGTGTGCCGGTCGTCGGACTCTCGCCCATCGTCGGGGACGCCCCCGTGCGCGGGATGGCCGACAAGGTCCTCGCCGCCGTCGGCGTCGATTCGACGGCGGCCGCGGTGGCCGAGCACTACGGTTCGGGTCTGCTGGACGGCTGGCTGGTCGACACCGTCGACGCCGCGTCCGTGGCCCGGGTCGAGGAGGCGGGGATCCGCTGCCGGGCCGTGCCGCTGATGATGACCGACCTGGGCGCCACCGCGGCGATGGCACGTGAGGCGCTCACCCTGGCCGAAGAGGTCAGGGCATGA
- a CDS encoding glycosyltransferase family 2 protein — protein sequence MSVHSQSTAPYEAATPAFAPAHPPEFPQHVVTAVLVTHDGARWLPDALAGLLGQERPVQNVVAADTGSADASASLVTEALGADRVLHLARRTGFGAAVDEAARTAGVLTPEELPYLKRPSGWDPVSRSWRDEAYDMPELPHGEPVQWLWLLHDDCAPDPDALTELLRVVDNDPHAVIVGPKLRGWYDRKQLLEVGVSIANSGRRWTGLDRREQDQGQHDQVRSVLSVSTAGMLIRRDVWEELGGFDRRLPLMRDDVDLCWRAHAAGHSVVVAPDAVLRHAEASARERRPIDCVGRSVASPHRVDKAGAVYTLLVNTRSRGLPYVMLRLVVGTLLRVIAYLVGKAPGQALDEVAGLVGTLLRPERILAARRKRGVGAVEASELRPLFPPPGATVKATAEQVAGHFGGSSDVEAGSRHGAVESGPGGDDADFLEIEQFARLKRIARKPAPVLFAVLLLVSFIACRALLGGGALAGGALLPAPDHVSELWNRYADVWHPLGTGGTQTAPPYLGILAVFSTVLLGHTGLALTLLLVCSVPLAGLTAYFASRPLTESRLLRAWGSIAYAFLPAATGALASGRLGTAVLAVLLPLIARCAVSAAGVRGERGSWRAVWAYAFLLTLTMAFTPVVWPLAVVIGIAVLALHRDELTAYGLRLLAVAGTPLLLLAPWSLSLLAGPSGFFREAGMEFGKGSASALDLLGMSPGGPKAAGGALLIGVVLAALAALLRGERQFAIRGAWAVALLGLVFSVLANSSGWAGPTTLVYGLALLAAAVLGAEGARERVATQSFGWRQPVAGLIAVAALLAPVIAAFSWMVSGADGPLERRDPVQVPAFVAEESGTRDQARTLILGGTSPSEVSYTLVRGSGGRLGDAELARAGGSSPRLDKIVSNLVAGSGADQSSQLSGYAIRYLLVRDGAPREMSRVLDATPGLSRLSQLDGSELWRVDRQVARATIVSGTSPDASSEPQSVAAGPVDIHTTVPAGKSGRVLRLADATAPGWQATLDGRALTRTTVDGWAQGFELPTQGGKLDVTYDEPLTHTLWVWAQVLLAVVLLVLALPGRRERIDDDLPDEELAVPAEPVVGEGRRARRLRAAAQAEAEAAGSPDATDVTGVMGITGATEDGQAGEPGEQSPYAPAGHPAADPSAPAADDDVAPQYGTEVPQQPAYGDWEQPAYVTGDYSQYPAGQYDNEGHYGNGGPYAPGQYGQDEYGNEVQYGNDGQGGGGRPGQAGHYADGQQQYDPYQQQPDGQYDSYGYALPHQQPPYPDENEHRPDGSNQ from the coding sequence ATGTCCGTGCACAGCCAATCGACGGCCCCTTACGAGGCCGCAACGCCTGCGTTCGCTCCCGCGCACCCGCCCGAATTCCCGCAGCATGTCGTCACCGCCGTGCTCGTCACCCACGACGGCGCCCGCTGGCTGCCCGACGCGCTCGCCGGGCTGCTCGGGCAGGAGCGGCCCGTCCAGAACGTCGTCGCGGCCGACACCGGCAGCGCCGACGCGTCCGCGAGCCTGGTCACCGAAGCGCTCGGCGCCGACCGGGTGTTGCATCTCGCACGCCGCACCGGCTTCGGTGCCGCCGTCGACGAGGCGGCCCGCACCGCGGGAGTCCTCACCCCCGAGGAACTGCCGTATCTGAAGCGGCCCAGCGGCTGGGACCCGGTGAGCCGCAGCTGGCGCGACGAGGCATACGACATGCCCGAACTGCCGCACGGTGAACCGGTGCAGTGGCTCTGGCTGCTCCACGACGACTGCGCCCCCGACCCCGACGCGCTCACCGAGCTGCTGCGCGTGGTCGACAACGACCCGCACGCCGTCATCGTCGGACCCAAACTGCGCGGCTGGTACGACCGTAAGCAACTGCTCGAAGTCGGCGTCTCGATCGCCAACAGCGGTCGCCGCTGGACCGGCCTCGACCGCCGCGAACAGGACCAGGGCCAGCACGACCAGGTCCGCTCGGTCCTGTCCGTCTCGACCGCCGGAATGCTCATCAGGCGGGACGTCTGGGAGGAACTGGGCGGGTTCGACCGCAGGCTGCCGCTGATGCGTGACGACGTGGACCTGTGCTGGCGCGCGCACGCCGCCGGCCACAGCGTCGTCGTCGCGCCCGATGCCGTACTGCGGCACGCGGAGGCATCGGCCCGCGAGCGCAGGCCCATCGACTGCGTGGGCCGCTCCGTCGCCAGCCCGCACCGCGTCGACAAGGCCGGCGCCGTCTACACCCTGCTCGTCAACACCCGCAGCCGCGGACTGCCGTACGTCATGCTGCGACTGGTCGTCGGCACCCTGCTGAGAGTGATCGCGTATCTGGTCGGCAAGGCGCCGGGACAGGCGCTCGACGAGGTCGCCGGGCTCGTCGGCACCCTGCTGCGCCCCGAGCGGATCCTCGCCGCACGCCGCAAACGCGGAGTGGGCGCGGTCGAGGCGAGCGAGCTGCGGCCGCTCTTCCCACCGCCCGGAGCCACCGTCAAGGCCACCGCCGAGCAGGTGGCCGGCCATTTCGGCGGTAGCTCCGACGTAGAGGCCGGTTCGCGGCACGGCGCCGTCGAATCCGGCCCGGGCGGTGACGACGCCGACTTCCTGGAGATCGAGCAGTTCGCCCGGCTGAAGCGGATAGCCCGCAAGCCGGCCCCCGTGCTGTTCGCCGTGCTCCTGCTGGTGTCGTTCATCGCCTGCCGGGCGCTGCTGGGCGGAGGCGCCCTCGCGGGCGGCGCCCTGCTCCCCGCGCCCGATCACGTATCGGAGCTGTGGAACCGCTACGCCGACGTATGGCACCCCCTCGGCACCGGCGGCACCCAGACCGCCCCGCCGTATCTCGGCATCCTCGCCGTGTTCTCCACCGTCCTGCTGGGCCACACCGGACTCGCGCTCACCCTGCTGCTGGTCTGCTCGGTCCCGCTGGCCGGTCTCACCGCGTACTTCGCCTCCCGCCCGCTCACCGAATCGCGGCTGCTACGGGCCTGGGGAAGCATCGCGTACGCCTTCCTGCCCGCCGCCACCGGCGCCCTGGCCTCCGGGCGGCTCGGCACGGCCGTACTCGCCGTCCTGCTGCCGCTGATCGCCCGCTGCGCCGTCTCCGCCGCCGGAGTGCGCGGGGAGCGCGGAAGCTGGCGGGCCGTCTGGGCCTACGCGTTCCTGCTCACCCTCACCATGGCCTTCACGCCCGTCGTGTGGCCGCTCGCCGTCGTCATCGGGATCGCCGTCCTGGCGCTGCACCGCGACGAGCTCACGGCGTACGGACTGCGCCTCCTCGCGGTCGCCGGTACGCCCCTCCTGCTGCTGGCACCCTGGTCGCTCTCGCTTCTCGCCGGCCCTTCCGGCTTCTTCCGCGAGGCGGGCATGGAGTTCGGCAAGGGCTCGGCATCCGCGCTCGACCTGCTGGGCATGAGTCCCGGTGGTCCGAAGGCCGCGGGCGGGGCGCTGCTCATCGGAGTGGTGCTCGCCGCGCTGGCCGCCCTGCTGCGCGGGGAGCGCCAGTTCGCCATCCGCGGCGCCTGGGCGGTGGCCCTGCTGGGTCTCGTCTTCTCGGTGCTCGCCAACAGTTCGGGCTGGGCCGGTCCCACGACGCTCGTCTACGGGCTCGCGCTGCTCGCGGCCGCCGTGCTCGGCGCGGAGGGCGCACGTGAGCGCGTGGCCACCCAGAGCTTCGGCTGGCGGCAGCCGGTCGCCGGGCTGATCGCCGTCGCCGCGCTGCTCGCCCCGGTGATCGCCGCCTTCAGCTGGATGGTCAGCGGTGCGGACGGGCCGCTGGAGCGGCGCGACCCGGTGCAGGTCCCGGCGTTCGTCGCCGAGGAGAGCGGCACCCGAGACCAGGCCCGCACCCTGATCCTCGGCGGTACGTCACCATCGGAGGTCTCGTACACGCTGGTACGCGGCTCGGGCGGCAGGCTCGGCGACGCCGAACTGGCCCGCGCCGGCGGCAGCAGCCCCCGCCTCGACAAGATCGTGTCCAACCTGGTCGCGGGCTCAGGCGCCGACCAGTCCAGCCAGCTCAGCGGGTACGCCATCCGCTATCTGCTGGTCAGGGACGGCGCGCCGCGCGAGATGAGCCGGGTGCTCGACGCCACCCCGGGGCTGAGCCGGCTCAGCCAGCTGGACGGCAGCGAGCTCTGGCGCGTCGACCGGCAGGTCGCACGGGCCACGATCGTCTCCGGTACGTCGCCGGACGCGAGTTCGGAGCCGCAGTCCGTCGCCGCGGGCCCGGTGGACATCCACACCACCGTCCCGGCCGGCAAGTCCGGCCGCGTCCTGCGGCTCGCGGACGCCACCGCCCCGGGATGGCAGGCCACCCTGGACGGCCGCGCGCTCACCAGGACGACCGTCGACGGCTGGGCCCAGGGGTTTGAACTCCCCACACAGGGCGGGAAGCTCGACGTCACCTACGACGAGCCCCTCACCCACACCCTCTGGGTCTGGGCGCAGGTGCTGCTGGCGGTCGTGCTGCTGGTGCTCGCCCTGCCCGGCCGCCGGGAGCGGATCGACGACGACCTCCCCGACGAGGAACTCGCCGTACCCGCCGAGCCGGTGGTGGGCGAGGGCCGCAGGGCCCGCAGACTGCGCGCCGCCGCCCAGGCCGAAGCCGAGGCGGCGGGGAGCCCGGACGCGACGGACGTAACGGGCGTCATGGGCATCACGGGAGCCACGGAGGACGGCCAGGCCGGCGAACCCGGCGAGCAGAGTCCGTATGCCCCCGCCGGACACCCCGCGGCGGATCCGTCGGCCCCCGCCGCCGATGACGACGTCGCCCCGCAGTACGGGACGGAGGTCCCGCAGCAGCCCGCATACGGCGACTGGGAGCAGCCCGCGTACGTGACGGGCGACTACAGCCAGTACCCGGCCGGGCAGTACGACAACGAAGGCCACTACGGCAACGGCGGCCCGTACGCCCCCGGCCAGTACGGCCAGGACGAGTACGGCAACGAAGTGCAGTACGGCAACGACGGCCAGGGAGGGGGAGGCCGGCCCGGCCAGGCCGGTCACTACGCAGATGGGCAGCAGCAGTACGACCCGTACCAGCAGCAGCCCGACGGCCAGTACGACTCGTACGGCTACGCCCTGCCGCATCAGCAGCCCCCTTACCCCGACGAGAACGAGCACCGCCCCGACGGGAGCAACCAGTGA
- a CDS encoding DUF3499 domain-containing protein has translation MSPVRRCSRTACGRPAVATLTYVYADSTAVLGPLATYAEPHCYDLCAEHGERLTAPRGWEVVRLTDGSAPVRPSGDDLEALANAVREAARPHERAPEPGSGARQTAQAESGRRGHLRVLRSPES, from the coding sequence GTGAGCCCTGTACGTCGCTGTTCTCGCACCGCGTGCGGCCGCCCCGCCGTCGCAACGCTGACGTACGTCTACGCCGACTCGACCGCGGTTCTCGGTCCGCTCGCGACTTACGCTGAGCCCCACTGCTATGACCTGTGCGCCGAGCACGGCGAGCGGCTGACCGCCCCGCGCGGCTGGGAGGTCGTCCGTCTCACCGACGGCTCGGCCCCCGTCAGGCCCAGCGGTGACGATCTCGAAGCGCTCGCCAACGCCGTACGGGAAGCCGCCAGACCGCACGAGCGCGCACCCGAGCCCGGTAGTGGCGCCCGCCAGACCGCACAGGCCGAGAGCGGGCGACGCGGCCACCTCCGTGTACTGCGCTCTCCGGAGTCCTGA
- a CDS encoding cysteine dioxygenase: protein MNSDSDLQIAGDILAVQHLLQPAREHPATVAEFAGLARSIAADRGQWAHLVEYDAVSRWYHRLRAVPRAPGSDRAGEVPLGYEVWLLSWVPGQGSGPHGHGRSSGVLTVLDGTLTERTERGGRSLAAGAQRVFAPGYAHEVVNDSLEAAVSLHIYYPGLTEMPMHSPQCAVPATQDAVPA, encoded by the coding sequence ATGAACAGCGACAGCGACCTGCAGATCGCCGGCGACATCCTCGCCGTCCAGCACCTTCTCCAGCCCGCCCGCGAGCACCCGGCCACGGTGGCCGAGTTCGCCGGACTCGCACGCTCCATCGCCGCGGACCGCGGCCAGTGGGCCCACCTCGTCGAGTACGACGCGGTCTCCCGCTGGTACCACCGGCTGCGCGCCGTTCCCCGGGCTCCCGGCTCCGACCGGGCGGGGGAGGTCCCGCTCGGATACGAGGTCTGGCTGCTCAGCTGGGTTCCGGGACAGGGCAGCGGGCCGCACGGCCACGGGCGTTCGTCCGGTGTGCTGACCGTCCTCGACGGCACGCTGACCGAGCGGACCGAACGCGGCGGGCGGTCACTGGCCGCGGGCGCTCAGCGCGTCTTCGCGCCCGGGTACGCCCACGAGGTCGTCAACGACTCGCTGGAAGCGGCCGTCAGCCTGCACATCTACTACCCGGGCCTGACCGAGATGCCGATGCACAGCCCGCAGTGCGCGGTCCCGGCCACCCAGGACGCCGTACCGGCCTGA
- a CDS encoding DUF5719 family protein, translating to MNRTAIPLAAAVAALAAITGFAVVDAPSGAATTRQAAARLPVERSALVCPAPSTSDVAETSYTAFTPAGKGGGSDGSAELLPSVTGTGAKTNAKDSKGKGGAPDQGKPVISLKQPGKPVVDQESGGDSPALIGSADGPLAPGWTVQQTTTVDAGGSRGVLGTNCTAPDTDFWFPGASTAASRQDYVHLTNPDDSAAVADIELYGKDGAIKSEVGEGITVPAKSTVPVLLSTLTPDPADNLTVHVSTRTGRVGAVVQSMDDKLGSDWLPASTAPADKLVIPGIPADATSVRLVALAPGSDDMDLKVQLAGADGTITPAGHETLHLKAGMTSSADLGDVTRGAAGSLVLSPSGGGKTPVVAALRVVRGKGSKQEVAFIPATAPVGDRASVADNRSKGSVLSLAAPGATAKVKVTSSPGSGGGSSVVKTYTVKGGTTLAVKPTPPPGLKGSYALTVEPMAGSGQFYASRMLELPQNGIPMFTVQTLPDDRGTVSVPRAQQDLSLLDD from the coding sequence GTGAACCGCACCGCCATCCCCCTCGCGGCGGCCGTCGCGGCCCTCGCGGCCATCACCGGTTTCGCCGTGGTCGACGCCCCGTCGGGCGCCGCCACCACGCGGCAGGCCGCCGCCCGGCTCCCCGTCGAGCGCTCCGCACTGGTCTGCCCGGCGCCCAGCACGTCGGATGTCGCCGAGACGTCGTACACCGCCTTCACCCCGGCCGGGAAGGGCGGCGGGTCCGACGGCAGCGCCGAGTTGCTGCCGTCGGTCACCGGCACGGGCGCGAAGACGAACGCCAAGGACAGCAAGGGCAAGGGCGGCGCACCGGATCAGGGGAAGCCCGTGATCTCGCTCAAGCAGCCGGGCAAGCCCGTCGTCGACCAGGAGTCCGGCGGCGATTCACCGGCGCTGATCGGTTCGGCCGACGGTCCACTGGCCCCCGGCTGGACCGTTCAGCAGACCACGACGGTCGACGCCGGCGGCTCACGCGGAGTGCTCGGCACCAACTGCACAGCACCGGACACGGACTTCTGGTTCCCGGGCGCCAGTACGGCGGCGTCCCGCCAGGACTATGTGCACCTCACCAACCCGGACGACAGCGCGGCCGTCGCCGACATCGAGCTGTACGGAAAGGACGGCGCCATCAAGTCCGAGGTGGGGGAGGGGATCACGGTCCCCGCGAAGTCGACGGTCCCGGTCCTGCTCTCCACGCTGACGCCCGATCCCGCCGACAACCTCACCGTCCATGTCAGCACCCGTACCGGCCGGGTCGGCGCCGTGGTGCAGTCCATGGACGACAAGCTCGGCAGTGACTGGCTGCCCGCTTCCACCGCCCCGGCCGACAAGCTGGTCATCCCCGGGATCCCGGCGGACGCCACCTCCGTACGGCTGGTGGCCCTCGCCCCGGGCTCGGACGACATGGACCTCAAGGTCCAGCTGGCCGGCGCCGACGGCACGATCACCCCGGCCGGACACGAGACGCTGCACCTCAAGGCGGGCATGACCTCCTCCGCGGACCTGGGCGACGTGACCAGGGGCGCGGCGGGGTCGCTGGTGCTCTCCCCGTCGGGCGGCGGCAAGACGCCCGTGGTGGCCGCCCTGCGCGTGGTACGCGGCAAGGGCAGCAAGCAGGAGGTCGCCTTCATCCCGGCGACCGCACCGGTCGGCGACCGGGCATCGGTGGCCGACAACCGCTCCAAGGGCTCGGTGCTGTCGCTGGCGGCCCCGGGCGCCACGGCGAAGGTCAAGGTCACCTCATCGCCGGGCAGCGGCGGTGGTTCCTCGGTCGTCAAGACGTACACGGTCAAGGGCGGTACGACGCTCGCGGTCAAGCCGACCCCGCCGCCCGGACTCAAGGGCTCGTACGCGCTGACGGTCGAGCCGATGGCGGGCAGCGGCCAGTTCTACGCGTCGCGGATGCTCGAACTCCCGCAGAACGGGATCCCGATGTTCACGGTGCAGACGCTCCCGGACGACCGGGGAACGGTCTCCGTGCCGCGTGCCCAGCAGGATCTGTCACTGCTGGACGACTGA
- a CDS encoding phosphomannomutase/phosphoglucomutase — MAGAVDLSQVVKAYDVRGVVPDQWDESLAELFGAAFVQVTDASAIVVGHDMRPSSPGLSGAFARGAAARGAEVTLIGLCSTDQLYFASGQFDLPGAMFTASHNPARYNGIKMCRAGASPVGQDTGLAEIRTLVETWSATGAPGAAPTPGTITERDTLKEYAAHLLSLVDLSAIRPLKVVVDAGNGMGGHTVPTVLAPLPLDVVPLYFELDGTFPNHEANPLDPANLVDLQAKVRETGADLGLAFDGDADRCFVIDERGEGVSPSAITALVAARELAAHPGGTVIHNLITSWSVPEVVRENGGTPVRTRVGHSFIKQEMATTGAIFGGEHSAHYYFREFWNADTGMLAALHVLAALGNQPGPLSELVAPYDRYTGSGEINSEVTDQAATTALVREAYEPRAGITTDGLDGLTVTSADWWFNLRPSNTEPLLRLNVEARDEAMMAGIRDEVLRLVRGTG, encoded by the coding sequence GTGGCTGGTGCTGTCGATTTGTCGCAGGTCGTGAAGGCGTACGACGTACGAGGTGTCGTGCCCGACCAGTGGGACGAGTCGCTGGCCGAGCTGTTCGGGGCCGCCTTCGTGCAGGTGACGGACGCGTCGGCGATCGTCGTCGGCCACGACATGCGCCCCTCGTCGCCCGGCCTGTCCGGAGCCTTCGCGCGTGGCGCGGCGGCGCGCGGCGCGGAGGTCACCCTCATCGGCCTCTGCTCCACCGACCAGTTGTACTTCGCGTCCGGCCAATTCGACCTGCCCGGAGCGATGTTCACGGCCTCGCACAACCCGGCCCGGTACAACGGCATCAAGATGTGCCGGGCCGGGGCCTCGCCGGTCGGGCAGGACACGGGCCTGGCGGAGATCCGTACGCTCGTCGAGACCTGGTCCGCGACGGGCGCCCCCGGGGCCGCACCGACTCCCGGAACCATCACCGAGCGTGACACGTTGAAGGAGTACGCGGCCCACCTCCTCTCCCTGGTCGACCTCTCGGCGATCCGCCCGCTGAAAGTCGTGGTGGACGCGGGGAACGGCATGGGCGGACATACCGTCCCCACGGTGCTCGCCCCGCTCCCGCTCGATGTGGTCCCCCTCTACTTCGAGCTGGACGGGACATTCCCCAACCACGAGGCCAATCCGCTGGACCCGGCGAACCTCGTCGACCTCCAGGCGAAGGTCCGCGAGACCGGCGCGGACCTCGGCCTGGCTTTCGACGGGGACGCGGACCGCTGCTTCGTCATCGACGAGCGCGGTGAGGGCGTCTCGCCGTCCGCCATCACCGCTCTGGTGGCCGCCCGCGAACTGGCCGCGCACCCCGGCGGCACGGTCATCCACAACCTGATCACCTCCTGGTCGGTCCCCGAAGTCGTACGGGAGAACGGCGGCACCCCCGTCCGCACCCGGGTGGGGCACTCCTTCATCAAGCAGGAGATGGCCACGACCGGGGCGATCTTCGGCGGCGAGCACTCGGCGCACTACTACTTCCGCGAGTTCTGGAACGCCGACACCGGCATGCTCGCGGCGCTCCACGTCCTGGCCGCCCTGGGCAACCAGCCGGGGCCCCTCTCGGAGCTGGTCGCCCCGTACGACCGCTACACCGGATCCGGCGAGATCAACTCCGAGGTCACCGACCAGGCGGCCACCACAGCGCTGGTACGGGAGGCGTACGAACCCCGAGCCGGCATCACGACGGACGGCCTGGACGGCCTGACCGTGACGTCCGCGGACTGGTGGTTCAACCTCCGCCCGTCCAACACCGAGCCGCTGCTGAGGCTGAACGTGGAGGCACGGGACGAGGCGATGATGGCCGGGATCCGTGACGAGGTACTCCGTCTGGTGCGCGGGACCGGCTGA
- a CDS encoding metallopeptidase family protein → MDSSLPPQPAEPRPRRRDRHGRGMRGPVAPPQVPLSTSRGDSFRDLVADSVERLERRWPQLSEVDFLVLDVPRVEGAESIDEWPGETTVPLGSAVSAEKDRPAQIVVYRRPVEIRTKNRDERALLVHEVVVEQVAELLGLAPESVDPRYGQD, encoded by the coding sequence ATGGACAGCTCACTTCCGCCCCAGCCCGCCGAGCCCCGGCCGCGCCGCCGCGACCGGCACGGCCGGGGGATGCGCGGGCCCGTGGCCCCGCCGCAGGTTCCGCTCTCGACCAGCCGCGGGGACTCCTTCCGCGATCTGGTCGCGGACTCCGTCGAACGCCTGGAACGGCGCTGGCCCCAACTCTCCGAAGTCGACTTCCTGGTGCTCGACGTCCCGCGGGTCGAGGGCGCCGAAAGCATCGACGAGTGGCCCGGCGAGACCACAGTGCCGCTCGGCAGCGCGGTCTCCGCCGAGAAGGACCGGCCCGCGCAGATCGTCGTCTACCGGCGTCCCGTCGAGATCCGCACCAAGAACCGCGACGAGCGGGCGCTGCTGGTGCACGAGGTCGTCGTGGAGCAGGTCGCCGAACTGCTCGGCCTGGCACCGGAGTCGGTCGATCCGCGGTATGGACAGGACTGA